The following are encoded in a window of Vigna unguiculata cultivar IT97K-499-35 chromosome 8, ASM411807v1, whole genome shotgun sequence genomic DNA:
- the LOC114195513 gene encoding cytochrome c oxidase subunit 6b-1-like has protein sequence MAETAADKSQSLAEEYHVSDKQEKTAVVEKPVEVKEVESPQEAASVEAVVEKIVEETTPVAPAVAQESSEVSPPPAEESTEGQSSGNVEDNSGNEEAAEETPEIKLETAPADFRFPTTNQTRHCFTRYIEYHRCVAAKGEGASECDKFAKYYRSLCPGEWVDRWNEQRENGTFPGPL, from the exons GAATATCACGTGAGTGACAAGCAGGAGAAAACAGCTGTAGTTGAAAAACCTGTTGAAGTGAAAGAAGTTGAAAGCCCACAGGAGGCTGCTTCTGTGGAAGCTGTTGTTGAGAAAATTGTGGAAGAAACAACTCCTGTTGCCCCTGCAGTGGCTCAGGAGAGCAGTGAAGTAAGCCCTCCTCCTGCTGAAGAAAGCACTGAAGGGCAAAGTAGTGGAAATGTTGAGGATAACTCGGGCAATGAAGAGGCTGCTGAAGAGACCCCTGAAATCAAG CTTGAAACTGCTCCAGCAGATTTCCGTTTCCCAACTACAAATCAAACCAGGCATTGCTTTACCCGATACATTGAATATCATCG ATGTGTAGCTGCAAAGGGTGAAGGTGCATCAGAATGTGACAAGTTTGCTAAGTATTATCGATCTCTTTGCCCTGGTGAATGG GTTGACAGATGGAATGAACAAAGGGAGAATGGAACATTCCCAGGCCCGCTGTAG